The following coding sequences lie in one Montipora foliosa isolate CH-2021 chromosome 11, ASM3666993v2, whole genome shotgun sequence genomic window:
- the LOC137977721 gene encoding transport and Golgi organization protein 2 homolog, which translates to MCILFLYFCHKPEPYGYRLIIASNRDEYYSRPTARARYWDKNPNILAGMDLEPGKEGGTWLGVNKNGNFAAVTNYRQAPQFLNSNAVGRGHLVPDFLEENIDVKEYLQRISNKAVNYNGFNLLVGKLSLSGKSEVGYYGNIEEMEIKMLSPGIHVLSNKVLNCSWPKMVYGRKRFASILAERCSKQELIDKLIKLLCVKERSFSCGDKNSFIGSQDDKSDENHMKFVDACQSIFVNYEGKRYGTRTNTVVLVDAQGHATYVERTMEDGATDPDEAEWRTSSYEFDIQDTYDGLHNAKETHQLKQPLVKSSKDEFTERLCKQHKKQGQKRFIDRKSSHLEPATKVFAKE; encoded by the exons ATGTGCATtttgtttctgtatttctgCCACAAGCCCGAGCCTTACGGCTATCGACTCATCATCGCATCCAACAGGGATGAATATTATTCCAGGCCAACAGCTAGAGCCAGGTATTGGGATAAAAATCCTAACATACTTGCAG GAATGGATTTGGAACCTGGGAAAGAGGGAGGCACGTGGCTTGGTGTAaacaaaaatggaaattttgcAGCTGTCACAAACTATAGGCAGGCACCTCAGTTTCTAAACTCCAATGCAGTTGGAAGAGGCCATCTTGTACCAGACTTTCTGGAGgaaaatattgatgtaaaagaaTATCTCCAGAGAATCAGTAACAAGGCTGTCAATTACAATGGATTTAATCTGTTGGTTGGCAAATTATCCCTCTCTGGGAAATCTGAGGTGGGATATTATGGTAATATTGAGGAGATGGAGATTAAGATGTTGAGCCCTGGGATTCATGTCTTATCAAATAAAGTGCTGAATTGTTCCTGGCCTAAGATGGTGtatggaagaaaaagatttGCCAGCATATTAGCTGAAAGATGTAGTAAGCAAGAGCTTATTGACAAGCTGATTAAATTACTGTGTGTAAAAGAAAG ATCCTTCAGCTGTGGGgataaaaatagttttattgGTTCACAAGATGACAAGTCTGATGAGAATCACATGAAGTTTGTGGATGCATGCCAATCAATCTTTGTGAATTATGAGGGGAAGAGATATGGAACAAG AACGAACACGGTAGTACTGGTTGATGCCCAAGGCCATGCTACGTATGTTGAACGGACAATGGAGGATGGTGCCACAGATCCAGATGAAGCAGAATGGAGGACAAGCAGCTATGAGTTTGATATTCAAGACACCTATGATGGCCTGCATAATGCCAAAGAGACTCATCAGCTAAAGCAACCATTGGTCAAATCAAGTAAAGATGAATTTACTGAAAGGCTATGCAAACAGCACAAAAAACAAGGACAGAAGAGATTCATAGATAGAAAAAGTTCACACCTTGAACCAGCCACTAAAGTCTTCGCAAAGGAGTAA
- the LOC137977720 gene encoding calcium/calmodulin-dependent protein kinase kinase 1-like, giving the protein MGAVCTHHSCKIVPTSQGKKFGSTHNGTVNQPGGSSSKIHDAKKRDSGSRFTKSNKIHVSADNSQENRKHHSTSYQNSNELVVRKRDSGLLKSIPGTQAGLSEKESRSIVKNSQATLGCGLEESFASLRRNSATPDFLNTSSVFDPNEVVRSFSSKPSSAGSQTSSSYLRRPPTKESRSVSISETDNFVQLNQYRLMDEIGKGSYGVVRLCYSDFDQTNYAMKIISKKRVMRKAGLRRPGDKAKNSGLENLQREIAILKKVDHPYVVRLFEVLDDPSEDNLYLVFELVDRGEVMEVPGKPLSEQAARKYFIDVVLGLEYLHYQKIVHRDIKPSNLLLGDNGHIKIADFGVADVFEGDDALLNKTAGSPAFMAPESLQNSRDKYSGKAADIWALGITLYCFVFGKVPFDDMNRMGLYEKIRTEELSLPEEPPLNPQLEDLLLRMLIKDPNERITIKGIKEHPWVTRGGKCPLPSTKENCPDIEVTDDDIKNSVRAIPKIKTLILVKSMMKYHTFGSQTKIQRIRSHSQPSIAQDAKERRVPMI; this is encoded by the exons AACTGTCAATCAGCCTGGTGGAAGCAGCAGTAAAATCCATGATGCTAAAAAGAGAGATAGCGGATCAAGGTTCACAAAGAGCAACAAAATTCATGTATCTGCAGACAACAGCCAAGAAAACAGGAAACATCATTCCACTAGTTATCAGAACAGCAATGAATTAGTTGTGAGAAAGAGAGATTCAGGTTTACTGAAATCCATTCCTGGGACACAAGCTGGTTTATCAGAAAAAGAAAGCAGGTCCATAGTAAAGAATTCGCAAGCTACTTTGGGATGTGGATTGGAAGAAAGTTTTGCATCATTGCGACGCAATTCAGCCACTCCTGACTTTTTAAATACAAGCAGCGTATTTGATCCAAATGAAGTTGTGCGAAGCTTCTCATCCAAACCGAGTAGTGCTGGATCTCAAACATCATCATCTTATCTTAGGAGACCTCCAACTAAGGAATCCCGAAGTGTCTCCATTTCTGAAACAGAT AATTTTGTACAGCTCAACCAGTACAGACTGATGGATGAAATTGGAAAG GGATCATATGGAGTTGTCAGACTATGCTATTCAGATTTTGATCAGACAAATTAT GCAATGAAGATAATATCAAAGAAAAGAGTCATGAGAAAAGCTGGTTTGA GAAGACCCGGTGATAAAGCAAAGAATTCAGGATTGGAAAACTTGCAAAGGGAAATTGCTATTCTGAAAAAAGTAGATCATCCTTATGTTGTGAGACTTTTTGAG GTTTTAGATGACCCTTCTGAAGATAACCTTTATCTTG TGTTTGAGCTTGTGGATAGAGG AGAGGTTATGGAGGTACCTGGTAAACCTTTGTCAGAGCAAGCTGCCAGGAAATATTTCATTGATGTTGTCTTAGGACTTGAATATT TACACTATCAGAAAATTGTTCATAGGGACATAAAGCCATCAAATCTCTTACTTGGCGATAATGGTCATATAAAG ATTGCTGATTTTGGTGTAGCTGATGTGTTTGAAGGAGACGATGCATTGTTAAATAAAACTGCTGGATCTCCAGCATTTATGGCACCAGAATCACTTCAAA ATTCACGTGACAAGTACAGTGGGAAGGCAGCTGATATCTGGGCCTTAGGAATCACTCTTTACTGCTTCGTATTTGGCAAG GTTCCATTTGATGACATGAACAGAATGGGCCTTTATGAGAAGATCAGAACTGAAGA GCTCTCTTTACCAGAGGA GCCACCATTAAACCCTCAGTTGGAAGACCTTCTCTTGCGAATGTTGATCAAAGACCCAAATGAAAGAATCACCATCAAAGGAATCAAG GAGCATCCGTGGGTTACACGTGGTGGAAAATGTCCTTTGCCATCTACCAAAGAGAATTGCCCTGATATTGAAGTCACTGATGATGACATTAAAAATAGCGTTAGAGCTATTCCAAAAATCAAGACTTTG ATTCTTGTCAAGAGTATGATGAAATATCACACATTTGGAAGCCAAACTAAAATACAGCGAATACGTTCCCATTCTCAACCCAGCATTGCTCAAGATGCAAAGGAAAGGAGGGTCCCTATGATATGA